One stretch of Janibacter limosus DNA includes these proteins:
- a CDS encoding uroporphyrinogen-III synthase has translation MSTPLPAVMAGRTVLITADRRSDDLAEAFARRGAMIRHAAAMSIVHHSDDERLVEDTRALLADPPDLLVVTTGTGMRGWLEAADVAGVGEELRRVLGAARIFARGPKAKGALIAAGLPVEWVATSETTAEITDHLLAAGVVGSTVAVQHHGSGSDGLDEALTAAGARVAPFVVYRWGPAPDPAAVTASVRAVAAGEIDDVVFTSAPAVEAWWAVAEAVGVADEIVRRSHEDVLFAAVGPVTAAPLLAKGVDPLVPERSRMGALVRAVLVHHGDGAPDSAG, from the coding sequence ATGAGCACCCCGCTGCCCGCGGTGATGGCCGGGCGCACCGTGCTCATCACGGCCGATCGCCGCAGCGACGACCTGGCCGAGGCCTTCGCCCGTCGGGGCGCCATGATCCGCCACGCGGCGGCGATGTCGATCGTCCACCACAGCGACGACGAGCGCCTCGTGGAGGACACCCGCGCCCTGCTCGCCGACCCACCGGACCTGCTCGTGGTGACCACCGGGACGGGGATGAGGGGATGGCTCGAGGCGGCCGACGTCGCCGGGGTCGGCGAGGAGCTGCGCCGTGTGCTGGGCGCGGCCCGCATCTTCGCCCGCGGCCCCAAGGCCAAGGGTGCGCTCATCGCTGCCGGGCTCCCGGTGGAGTGGGTCGCGACCTCCGAGACGACGGCGGAGATCACCGACCACCTGCTCGCCGCAGGCGTCGTCGGGAGCACGGTCGCCGTGCAGCACCACGGCAGCGGTTCCGACGGGCTGGACGAGGCCCTCACCGCGGCAGGGGCGAGGGTCGCTCCCTTCGTCGTCTACCGCTGGGGCCCCGCACCGGACCCCGCGGCGGTCACCGCCTCCGTCCGCGCCGTGGCTGCGGGCGAGATCGACGACGTCGTCTTCACCTCGGCACCGGCCGTCGAGGCGTGGTGGGCCGTGGCAGAGGCCGTGGGGGTCGCCGACGAGATCGTCCGCCGGTCCCACGAGGACGTCCTCTTCGCGGCCGTCGGGCCGGTCACCGCCGCACCGCTGCTGGCGAAGGGGGTCGACCCGCTCGTCCCCGAGCGCAGCCGGATGGGCGCGCTCGTGCGCGCCGTGCTCGTCCACCACGGCGACGGCGCACCCGACTCCGCCGGGTAG
- the nirB gene encoding nitrite reductase large subunit NirB, translating into MPEDTAPTAQQRLVVVGGGMVARRLVDALRARDGEGRWAITLLAEEPRAPYDRVALTSYFTGREPEDLALGGQELWDDPLVTLRRGVRAEAIDRQARTVTTSTGQVLGYDALVLATGSYAAVPPVPGKDLRGAFVYRTIDDVADLRAFVEQRRGDLDRPVRGAVVGGGLLGLEAAGALRALEVDTTVVEFAPRLMPLQVDDGGGEALKRLIEGLGVSVRTSTATSKIVGERGAVSRMRFSEGPAIDVDVVIFAVGVRPRDELAREAGLEVGERGGVVVDDACATADPAIWAIGEVACIGGRCLGLVAPGYTMAEIVADRLLGGAGTFPGADLSTKLKLLGVDVASFGDAFAQEPGALEVVISDPVAGVYKKLVMSDDATTLRGGILVGDASAYASLRPMVGRALGGDPAAHLLPEGLAPAPAGDLPDEAAVCSCNNVTAGEIRAAVCEEGCTDLAGVKACTLAGTSCGSCLPLVKKLVTSELEAAGVEVSRALCEHFDLSRAELFDVVRVQGLTTFSEIIARHGRGRGCDICRPVIGSILASLGTGHILDGECATIQDTNDFVMANLQKDGSYSVVPRIPGGEVTPEGLIAIGEVARDFGLYTKITGGQRVDLFGARIDQLPQIWRRLVDAGFESGHAYGKSLRTVKSCVGSTWCRFGVQDAVGLAIDLELRYRGLRSPHKIKLGVSGCARECAEARGKDVGIIATDKGWNLYVGGNGGFTPRHAQLFVEDLGTDELVRTIDRFLMYYVRTADRLQRTAPWIEEHEGGIDAIRAVVLDDGLGIAADLDAAMAAHVEGYRDEWAATLADPDKLARFAPFVNAPDAVDDSLAYVGERGQARPATAEERSSGSVLIAGTTLEVRA; encoded by the coding sequence ATGCCAGAGGACACCGCACCCACCGCCCAGCAGCGTCTCGTCGTCGTCGGCGGAGGCATGGTCGCGCGCCGGCTCGTCGACGCACTGCGCGCCCGTGACGGCGAGGGCCGCTGGGCGATCACGCTGCTCGCCGAGGAGCCCCGCGCTCCCTACGACCGCGTCGCGCTCACCTCCTACTTCACCGGCCGCGAGCCGGAGGACCTCGCCCTCGGGGGGCAGGAGCTGTGGGACGACCCCCTCGTCACGCTGCGCCGCGGCGTGCGCGCCGAGGCCATCGACCGGCAGGCACGGACCGTCACGACGAGCACCGGCCAGGTGCTCGGCTACGACGCGCTGGTCCTCGCGACCGGCTCCTACGCGGCTGTCCCTCCCGTGCCGGGCAAGGACCTGCGAGGAGCCTTCGTCTACCGCACGATCGACGACGTCGCCGACCTGCGGGCCTTCGTCGAGCAGCGCCGGGGCGACCTCGACCGACCGGTACGCGGCGCGGTCGTCGGCGGTGGCCTCCTGGGGCTCGAGGCGGCCGGTGCGCTGCGCGCGCTGGAGGTCGACACGACGGTCGTCGAGTTCGCCCCGCGGCTCATGCCCCTGCAGGTGGACGACGGTGGCGGCGAGGCGCTCAAGCGGCTCATCGAGGGGCTCGGGGTGAGCGTGCGGACCTCCACGGCCACCTCGAAGATCGTCGGCGAGCGCGGCGCCGTCTCGCGGATGAGGTTCAGCGAGGGGCCGGCGATCGACGTCGACGTGGTGATCTTCGCCGTCGGGGTGCGGCCGCGCGACGAGCTCGCCCGCGAGGCGGGGCTCGAGGTCGGCGAGCGCGGCGGGGTCGTCGTCGACGACGCCTGCGCCACAGCGGATCCCGCGATCTGGGCGATCGGTGAGGTGGCCTGCATCGGTGGGCGTTGCCTCGGTCTCGTCGCCCCCGGGTACACGATGGCAGAGATCGTCGCCGACCGGCTGCTCGGCGGCGCGGGCACCTTCCCCGGCGCCGACCTGTCGACGAAGCTCAAGCTGCTCGGCGTCGACGTCGCGAGCTTCGGCGATGCCTTCGCCCAGGAGCCGGGAGCGCTCGAGGTCGTCATCTCCGACCCGGTCGCCGGCGTCTACAAGAAGCTCGTCATGAGCGACGACGCGACGACCCTGCGCGGAGGGATCCTCGTCGGTGACGCCAGTGCCTATGCATCGCTCCGCCCCATGGTCGGACGTGCCCTCGGCGGCGACCCGGCCGCCCACCTGCTGCCCGAGGGACTGGCCCCGGCGCCCGCTGGCGACCTGCCCGACGAGGCGGCGGTCTGCTCGTGCAACAACGTGACCGCCGGCGAGATCCGTGCTGCCGTCTGCGAAGAGGGCTGCACCGACCTCGCCGGGGTCAAGGCCTGCACCCTGGCGGGGACGAGCTGCGGCTCCTGTCTGCCCCTGGTCAAGAAGCTCGTGACGAGCGAGCTCGAGGCCGCCGGGGTCGAGGTCAGCCGGGCGCTGTGCGAGCACTTCGACCTCTCCCGCGCCGAGCTCTTCGACGTGGTAAGGGTGCAGGGGCTGACCACCTTCAGCGAGATCATCGCGCGGCACGGCAGGGGCCGCGGGTGCGACATCTGCCGGCCGGTCATCGGCTCGATCCTCGCCTCGCTCGGCACCGGGCACATCCTCGACGGCGAGTGCGCGACGATCCAGGACACCAACGACTTCGTCATGGCCAACCTGCAGAAGGACGGCTCCTACTCCGTCGTGCCGCGCATCCCCGGTGGCGAGGTGACCCCCGAGGGGCTCATCGCGATCGGCGAGGTCGCGAGGGACTTCGGTCTCTACACCAAGATCACCGGCGGCCAGCGCGTGGACCTCTTCGGGGCACGCATCGACCAGCTGCCGCAGATCTGGCGGCGCCTCGTCGACGCGGGCTTCGAGTCGGGTCACGCCTACGGCAAGTCGCTGCGCACGGTGAAGTCCTGCGTCGGCTCCACGTGGTGCCGCTTCGGCGTGCAGGACGCCGTGGGTCTGGCGATCGACCTCGAGCTGCGCTACCGCGGACTGCGCTCCCCGCACAAGATCAAGCTCGGCGTCTCCGGGTGCGCCCGCGAGTGCGCCGAGGCCCGCGGCAAGGACGTCGGGATCATCGCGACCGACAAGGGGTGGAACCTCTACGTCGGCGGCAACGGCGGCTTCACCCCGCGGCACGCCCAGCTCTTCGTCGAGGACCTCGGCACCGACGAGCTCGTCCGCACCATCGACCGCTTCCTCATGTACTACGTCCGCACCGCAGACCGTCTGCAGCGCACCGCACCGTGGATCGAGGAGCACGAAGGGGGGATCGACGCGATCCGCGCCGTCGTCCTCGACGACGGCCTGGGCATCGCCGCCGACCTCGACGCCGCGATGGCCGCCCACGTCGAGGGCTACCGCGACGAGTGGGCCGCGACGCTCGCCGACCCCGACAAGCTGGCGCGCTTCGCCCCCTTCGTCAATGCGCCGGACGCGGTCGACGACTCGCTCGCGTACGTGGGCGAGCGCGGGCAGGCCCGCCCCGCGACCGCCGAGGAACGCTCCTCGGGGTCCGTCCTCATCGCCGGCACGACCCTGGAGGTCCGAGCATGA
- a CDS encoding isochorismatase family protein: protein MSRALVLVDIQNDFCEGGSLAVEGGAAVAARAAERVLADRDGASAEYAAVVATADWHHDPGEHWARDDEPNFTTTWPVHCAAGTPGAEFHPSLAPALPHVDAVFRKGAHEAAYSGFEGMASDGVTGLADWLRGRGVTDLDVGGIATDHCVRATVLDALRAGFTVRLLTDTIAGVAPQTTEAALAEMVDAGATTAGSGA from the coding sequence ATGAGCCGCGCACTGGTCCTGGTCGACATCCAGAACGATTTTTGCGAAGGGGGCTCCCTCGCGGTCGAGGGCGGCGCCGCCGTCGCCGCCCGGGCCGCCGAGCGGGTCCTCGCCGACCGCGACGGCGCATCAGCCGAGTACGCGGCCGTCGTCGCCACGGCCGACTGGCACCACGACCCGGGCGAGCACTGGGCGCGCGACGACGAGCCCAACTTCACGACGACCTGGCCCGTGCACTGCGCCGCGGGCACCCCGGGAGCCGAGTTCCACCCTTCGCTCGCACCGGCGCTCCCCCACGTCGACGCGGTCTTCCGCAAGGGCGCCCACGAGGCCGCGTACAGCGGCTTCGAGGGGATGGCCTCCGACGGTGTCACCGGGCTCGCCGACTGGCTGCGCGGTCGTGGGGTCACCGACCTCGACGTGGGCGGCATCGCCACCGACCACTGCGTGCGCGCGACCGTCCTCGACGCCCTGCGTGCGGGTTTCACCGTGCGGCTGCTCACCGACACCATCGCGGGCGTGGCCCCGCAGACCACCGAGGCCGCCCTGGCCGAGATGGTCGACGCGGGCGCCACCACGGCGGGCTCGGGCGCATGA
- a CDS encoding VOC family protein yields MTSRISHTTLDCTGAYALSEWWKGVIGYTDVPGDPNLPGHEECMLVDPTSGHRVLFIEVPDPTPGKNSMHFDLRPTDGTQAEEVDRLLAHGATLHDDLRGKYGPGTGWVTLADPEGNLFCVLRSDAELAQD; encoded by the coding sequence ATGACCTCCCGCATCTCGCACACCACCCTCGACTGCACCGGCGCCTACGCCCTCTCCGAGTGGTGGAAGGGGGTCATCGGCTACACCGACGTGCCGGGCGACCCCAACCTGCCGGGCCACGAGGAGTGCATGCTCGTCGACCCCACGAGCGGCCACCGGGTGCTCTTCATCGAGGTCCCGGACCCGACGCCCGGCAAGAACTCGATGCACTTCGACCTGCGGCCGACCGACGGGACGCAGGCCGAGGAGGTCGACCGGCTGCTCGCCCACGGGGCGACCCTTCACGACGACCTGCGGGGGAAGTACGGGCCGGGCACGGGCTGGGTGACGCTCGCCGACCCGGAGGGCAACCTCTTCTGCGTGCTGCGGTCCGACGCCGAGCTGGCGCAGGACTGA
- a CDS encoding uroporphyrinogen-III synthase: MSLPQLLAGCVVLVTSDRRSGDLRAALERRGARVVHTPALTIVPHTADADLVRETRALVASPPDVVVVTTAIGFRGWVEAADAAGIGDELHEVLTSARVIARGPKARGAIQAVGIDTDWVAQSETSAEIRDALLTEGVAGQRIAVQHHGAGADRLDVDLAAAGADVASLVVYRWGPPVDPDAVVLGIEQVAVGDIDVVVFTSAPAAAAWLDAADAAGVLPSVIGRARRGTLVVAAIGEVTARPLRAAGIAPLLPDRSRLGSLVRAVVGHYEGMVATAIETVGGPLQLRSTTAVLGDEVLALSPSGLSVLYLLASAKGDVVSRADVLGVLPGESTDGHAVEVAVGRLREAMGDRRVVETVVKRGYRLALA; encoded by the coding sequence ATGAGCCTGCCGCAGCTGCTCGCCGGGTGCGTCGTGCTCGTCACGAGCGACCGGCGCTCCGGTGACCTGCGCGCGGCGCTCGAGCGTCGGGGGGCGAGGGTCGTGCACACCCCCGCGCTGACGATCGTGCCGCACACGGCCGACGCTGACCTCGTGCGCGAGACCCGCGCGCTCGTCGCCTCACCGCCGGACGTCGTCGTCGTGACGACGGCCATCGGGTTCCGCGGGTGGGTCGAGGCGGCGGATGCGGCGGGCATCGGCGACGAGCTGCACGAGGTGCTCACCTCGGCCCGGGTCATCGCCCGTGGGCCCAAGGCCCGTGGCGCGATCCAGGCCGTCGGGATCGACACCGACTGGGTGGCCCAGTCCGAGACGTCGGCCGAGATCCGTGATGCGCTCCTCACCGAAGGTGTTGCGGGACAACGCATCGCGGTCCAGCACCACGGCGCCGGCGCCGACCGGCTCGACGTCGACCTCGCCGCCGCGGGGGCCGACGTGGCCTCCCTGGTCGTCTACCGGTGGGGGCCGCCGGTGGACCCCGACGCGGTGGTCCTCGGGATCGAGCAGGTGGCCGTCGGCGACATCGACGTCGTCGTCTTCACGTCGGCGCCGGCGGCGGCTGCGTGGCTGGACGCGGCCGATGCGGCCGGGGTGCTCCCTTCGGTCATCGGGCGGGCGCGGCGCGGGACGCTCGTCGTGGCGGCGATCGGCGAGGTGACGGCACGCCCCCTTCGGGCTGCGGGGATCGCTCCGCTCCTGCCCGACCGCAGCCGTCTCGGGTCGCTCGTGCGCGCGGTCGTCGGCCACTACGAAGGGATGGTGGCCACCGCCATCGAGACCGTCGGCGGCCCCCTGCAGCTGCGCAGCACGACCGCGGTCCTCGGTGACGAGGTGCTCGCCCTGTCCCCCAGCGGCCTGTCCGTGCTCTACCTGCTCGCCAGCGCGAAGGGGGACGTCGTGAGCCGGGCCGACGTGCTTGGGGTGCTCCCGGGAGAGTCGACCGACGGGCACGCCGTGGAGGTGGCGGTGGGCCGCCTGCGCGAGGCCATGGGCGATCGCCGGGTCGTCGAGACCGTCGTCAAGCGGGGGTACCGGCTGGCGCTGGCCTGA
- a CDS encoding serine hydrolase domain-containing protein, protein MPALDALARTLDELIDDGSIAGWAAGVADDAGQVVRTGGLRTLEGQGMSEDTQLVLSSSTKPMAGALAMRLVELDVIDLDEPVDPWLPELAQPRVLVSPEADLTATVPADRPITLRHLLTMTPGFGWVSEPGPLAEVMGERGLQPGPWGPQMSPDEFMGRLGSLPLANHPGTAWRYHTSSEALAVLLARASGRTVPELLDEHLLRPLGLTGTTFTGDPDRMATPLAPSATGGLAPFELPVGTYVAEPEFPSLATGLVSTVGDQLTFLRSLVGGPGVLTPGSVAAMRSDALTDEQRSTATGFIGPDCGWGLHVEVRPDCLIGWAGGMGTIGYADPRTGRAAFLATQVTVGAPGTTTAFDHFWSLFD, encoded by the coding sequence GTGCCGGCCCTCGACGCCCTCGCCCGCACCCTCGACGAGCTGATCGACGACGGGTCCATCGCGGGCTGGGCCGCTGGCGTGGCCGACGATGCCGGACAGGTGGTGCGCACCGGCGGCCTCCGGACCCTGGAAGGCCAAGGGATGAGCGAGGACACCCAGCTCGTCCTCAGCTCCAGCACCAAGCCGATGGCCGGTGCGCTGGCGATGAGGCTCGTCGAGCTGGACGTCATCGACCTCGACGAGCCCGTCGACCCGTGGCTGCCCGAGCTCGCGCAGCCCCGCGTGCTCGTCTCCCCCGAGGCCGACCTCACCGCGACCGTCCCGGCCGACCGGCCGATCACCCTGCGTCACCTGCTGACGATGACGCCGGGCTTCGGCTGGGTCAGCGAGCCCGGACCGCTCGCCGAGGTGATGGGCGAGCGGGGCCTGCAGCCCGGCCCGTGGGGGCCGCAGATGTCGCCCGACGAGTTCATGGGACGGCTCGGCAGCCTGCCGCTGGCCAACCACCCGGGCACGGCCTGGCGCTACCACACGAGCAGCGAGGCCCTCGCCGTCTTGCTCGCCAGGGCGAGCGGCCGCACCGTGCCGGAGCTCCTCGACGAGCACCTGCTGCGACCGCTCGGCCTGACCGGCACGACCTTCACCGGCGACCCGGACCGCATGGCGACCCCTCTCGCTCCCTCTGCGACCGGAGGGCTCGCCCCCTTCGAGCTCCCGGTGGGGACCTACGTCGCCGAGCCCGAGTTCCCCTCCCTCGCCACCGGCCTCGTCTCGACGGTGGGCGACCAGCTGACCTTCCTGCGGTCCCTGGTCGGCGGACCAGGGGTCCTCACGCCGGGGTCGGTCGCCGCGATGCGCAGCGACGCCCTCACCGACGAGCAGCGCTCCACCGCAACGGGGTTCATCGGACCCGACTGCGGTTGGGGTCTGCACGTCGAGGTCCGGCCCGACTGCCTGATCGGCTGGGCAGGAGGCATGGGCACCATCGGCTACGCCGACCCGCGGACCGGGCGAGCCGCCTTCCTCGCCACCCAGGTGACCGTCGGCGCACCCGGCACGACGACCGCCTTCGACCACTTCTGGTCGCTCTTCGACTGA
- the nirD gene encoding nitrite reductase small subunit NirD: MTAAPATRPATAVRVCSLTDLVPERGSVALVGGVQVAILRTHDGQVHAIDNRDPYSGAQIIARGLVGTRGDAPTVISPMYKQVWDLRTGECLDGAGSDPIDLRTWAVWVVDGAVLVGGVQGAADRG, translated from the coding sequence ATGACCGCTGCACCCGCCACCCGCCCCGCGACCGCCGTCCGCGTGTGCTCCCTGACCGACCTGGTCCCCGAGCGGGGCTCCGTCGCCCTCGTCGGTGGCGTCCAGGTGGCGATCCTGCGCACGCACGACGGGCAGGTCCACGCCATCGACAACCGCGATCCCTACAGCGGCGCCCAGATCATCGCGCGCGGTCTCGTCGGCACCCGGGGCGATGCGCCGACGGTCATCTCGCCCATGTACAAGCAGGTCTGGGACCTGCGCACGGGCGAGTGCCTCGACGGTGCCGGCAGCGACCCGATCGACCTGCGCACGTGGGCCGTGTGGGTCGTCGACGGTGCCGTCCTCGTGGGTGGCGTCCAGGGCGCCGCCGATCGCGGATGA